A region from the Romeriopsis navalis LEGE 11480 genome encodes:
- a CDS encoding alpha/beta fold hydrolase yields the protein MPLSVHPLHAQIAGTGSTMLCLHGHPGSGRSMDVFSGYFCDRFQTIAPDLRGYGRSQTQQPFTITQHLDDLVALLDRHQVQRTIVLGWSLGGIFALELALRYPERVSGLILVATAARPWGDHPRIRLRDNLLTGVAGGLNFAKPGWQWNIDTFGRRSLFRYLVQQHRPDVYRFLARDAVYAYMKTSRQADRALNQAIRQGYNRVPDMAQISVPALMLMAAHDRHISPAASRETAKALPNCEWECFADTAHLLPWEIPEQLRARIDRWLVAHPEVIPMT from the coding sequence ATGCCGCTGTCCGTTCATCCCCTCCACGCCCAGATTGCTGGTACCGGTTCAACGATGCTGTGTTTGCATGGACATCCGGGTTCCGGTCGCAGTATGGATGTGTTCTCTGGTTATTTCTGCGATCGCTTTCAAACGATCGCCCCCGACCTGCGGGGGTATGGTCGCAGTCAAACTCAGCAGCCTTTTACGATCACACAGCATCTTGACGACTTAGTGGCATTGTTGGATCGCCATCAAGTGCAACGGACAATCGTCTTGGGTTGGTCCTTGGGGGGGATTTTTGCGTTGGAGTTGGCACTGCGCTATCCAGAGCGAGTGAGTGGTCTAATTTTAGTGGCAACCGCCGCGCGGCCTTGGGGTGATCATCCGCGAATCCGGCTACGCGATAACTTGCTTACTGGTGTTGCGGGGGGATTGAATTTCGCGAAGCCGGGATGGCAATGGAATATTGATACCTTTGGGCGACGATCGCTATTTCGTTATCTCGTGCAGCAACATCGGCCCGATGTCTATCGGTTTCTGGCAAGGGATGCGGTTTATGCGTATATGAAAACTTCGCGCCAGGCTGACCGGGCACTAAACCAAGCGATTCGACAGGGCTATAACCGGGTGCCGGATATGGCCCAAATTTCGGTGCCAGCGTTGATGCTGATGGCGGCGCACGATCGGCATATTAGTCCAGCCGCCAGCCGTGAAACCGCGAAAGCACTCCCAAATTGCGAATGGGAGTGCTTTGCGGATACCGCTCACCTACTACCTTGGGAAATTCCCGAGCAGTTGCGGGCGCGGATTGATCGCTGGTTAGTTGCGCATCCAGAGGTCATCCCGATGACATGA
- a CDS encoding DUF1816 domain-containing protein: MKDILTGSLNAFGLAWWVEITTENPTCLYYFGPFNNAATAEIHKPGYIEDLNREGAQKIQVVVKRCKPKELTVFDETETPIPTIIKNVA; encoded by the coding sequence ATGAAAGACATCTTAACCGGCTCACTCAACGCATTTGGGTTAGCTTGGTGGGTTGAAATAACCACTGAGAATCCGACTTGCCTCTACTACTTCGGCCCCTTTAATAATGCTGCCACTGCCGAAATTCACAAACCAGGTTACATCGAGGACTTAAACCGCGAAGGTGCCCAAAAAATCCAGGTCGTGGTGAAACGCTGCAAGCCCAAAGAATTAACCGTCTTTGATGAAACCGAAACCCCAATTCCCACCATTATCAAAAACGTCGCCTAG
- the rlmB gene encoding 23S rRNA (guanosine(2251)-2'-O)-methyltransferase RlmB, which yields MIAALEGDRSLNRIWVLPRLRYAPPFHELLITAKANGAVIDEVEPKRLSQMTNGGIHQGIAAQVAPYEYVDLDDLITQAKETSEKPVIVVADGITDPHNLGAIIRTIEAIGAQGLVIPQRRAAGITSTVMKVAAGALENLAITRVVNLARSLEQLKEAGFWIYGTAGEAGQSITETDFAEATVLVIGSEGDGLGVTTQKHCDVLVSIPLAGKTPSLNASVATGMTLYEVYRQRWRDRRDLKQVTQKADYPAPSTPD from the coding sequence GTGATTGCCGCCCTAGAGGGCGATCGCAGTCTGAATCGGATCTGGGTTTTACCGCGCCTGCGCTACGCGCCCCCCTTCCATGAACTGTTAATTACCGCCAAGGCCAATGGTGCTGTGATTGACGAAGTTGAACCAAAACGTTTGAGTCAAATGACAAACGGGGGAATTCACCAAGGGATTGCCGCCCAAGTGGCGCCCTATGAGTACGTTGACCTTGACGATCTGATCACCCAGGCGAAGGAAACGAGCGAAAAGCCCGTCATTGTTGTCGCCGATGGAATTACTGACCCCCATAATTTGGGCGCAATTATTCGCACGATCGAAGCGATCGGGGCCCAGGGCCTCGTGATTCCTCAGCGCCGCGCCGCTGGCATTACATCCACGGTGATGAAAGTCGCCGCCGGAGCTTTAGAAAATCTGGCAATTACCCGGGTGGTGAACTTAGCGCGGTCGCTTGAACAACTCAAAGAAGCCGGATTCTGGATTTACGGGACCGCTGGCGAAGCGGGACAATCGATCACCGAAACTGACTTTGCTGAAGCCACCGTATTAGTGATCGGTTCCGAAGGGGATGGTTTAGGGGTCACCACCCAAAAACATTGTGATGTTTTGGTATCAATTCCCTTAGCGGGCAAAACTCCCAGCCTTAATGCTTCCGTCGCCACGGGAATGACGTTGTACGAGGTGTATCGGCAGCGCTGGCGCGATCGTCGAGACCTGAAACAGGTCACCCAAAAAGCCGATTATCCAGCCCCATCAACGCCCGACTAA
- a CDS encoding Mini-ribonuclease 3 — protein MTSADDPIIENHPTQGQDLEIARSRLGYLKLTPQELQKFNPVSLAFLGDAVYELVMRQRHLFPPKRVNDYHKQVVEQVRAEQQAIYLDQLAPHLTTAEQDIARRGRNATPKSRRADPAIYQKATALETLIGYLYLTNRDRLEALLDQLDSQTEQ, from the coding sequence TTGACTTCGGCTGATGACCCCATAATCGAGAACCATCCCACACAGGGCCAGGATTTGGAGATCGCCCGCTCACGCCTCGGCTATTTAAAATTAACCCCGCAGGAACTCCAAAAATTTAATCCGGTATCGCTAGCATTTCTCGGGGATGCCGTCTATGAACTCGTCATGCGGCAACGGCATTTATTTCCCCCAAAGCGGGTCAATGACTATCACAAGCAGGTTGTGGAACAAGTCCGGGCCGAACAACAAGCGATTTATCTCGATCAATTAGCCCCCCACCTGACCACCGCAGAACAAGATATTGCACGGCGTGGTCGGAACGCCACCCCCAAGTCCCGCCGCGCTGATCCCGCAATTTATCAGAAGGCTACGGCACTTGAGACATTAATCGGGTATTTATATTTAACAAACCGCGATCGCTTAGAAGCGTTACTCGATCAGTTAGACTCACAGACCGAACAATAA
- a CDS encoding STAS domain-containing protein — protein MPEQLTLTVSLRGTRDVKDNYQLFRLTGLLDAFSEATFRKVLNRCLEDGPKNFVLDLSKIDFVDSSGLGALVQLAKKAQSSDGTLQIVTNARVTQTVKLVRLEKFLALQASVDDAISNVKAA, from the coding sequence ATGCCTGAACAACTGACCTTGACCGTTAGTCTAAGGGGCACCCGCGACGTCAAGGATAACTATCAACTATTTCGCCTCACGGGCCTATTAGACGCATTCTCCGAAGCCACTTTTCGGAAGGTACTTAATCGGTGCCTCGAAGATGGGCCAAAGAATTTTGTGTTGGATTTGTCAAAAATCGACTTTGTCGATAGCTCTGGATTGGGCGCCTTGGTGCAATTGGCCAAAAAAGCGCAATCCAGTGATGGCACATTGCAGATCGTGACAAATGCCCGCGTTACGCAGACCGTTAAATTGGTGCGCTTAGAAAAGTTTTTGGCCTTGCAAGCATCAGTTGATGATGCGATCAGTAACGTCAAAGCCGCTTGA
- the carA gene encoding glutamine-hydrolyzing carbamoyl-phosphate synthase small subunit, with product MSLATAKPALLVLADGTTFHGFSFGSTGTTIGEVVFNTGMTGYQEVLTDPSYQGQIVTFTYPELGNTGVNSQDEESSQPHVRGVIARNICHRPSNWRSTQSLEDYLVQHQAVGIYGIDTRALTRKLRSSGAMNGGISSEILDPKVLLAQVQAAPSMDGLNLVKEVTTDKTYEWVEPTDAAWEFNPANRDTAGKADLTVVALDFGIKRNILHRLASYGCRVIVVPANTPSAEILQHNPDGIFLSNGPGDPAAVTEGISTTKALLNADRPIFGICMGHQILGLSMGADTFKLKFGHRGLNHPAGLSQQVEITSQNHGFAVNPESLPDGSVEITHLNLNDKTVAGLRHKQLPMFSVQYHPEASPGPHDADYLFAQFVQIMRDRQAATATVG from the coding sequence ATGTCTTTAGCGACAGCAAAACCCGCACTGCTTGTACTGGCAGACGGCACAACATTTCATGGCTTCTCCTTCGGCAGCACTGGCACCACGATCGGTGAAGTCGTATTCAATACGGGCATGACTGGCTATCAAGAGGTCCTCACTGACCCCAGCTATCAAGGGCAAATCGTTACGTTCACTTACCCAGAGCTCGGCAATACGGGCGTCAATTCCCAGGATGAAGAATCCAGCCAACCCCATGTTCGGGGAGTAATTGCCCGGAATATCTGCCATCGCCCGAGCAATTGGCGCTCAACCCAATCCTTGGAGGATTATCTCGTCCAACATCAGGCCGTCGGCATCTACGGCATCGACACCCGCGCCCTGACCCGCAAACTCCGCTCCAGTGGAGCCATGAATGGCGGCATTTCATCCGAAATTCTTGATCCCAAAGTTTTACTCGCACAAGTTCAGGCCGCGCCCAGCATGGATGGCCTCAATCTAGTCAAAGAAGTGACTACCGATAAAACCTACGAATGGGTGGAGCCGACCGATGCTGCCTGGGAATTCAACCCGGCGAATCGTGATACTGCCGGAAAAGCCGACCTCACCGTCGTGGCGCTCGATTTTGGGATTAAACGCAATATCCTGCATCGCTTAGCCAGCTACGGCTGTCGCGTCATTGTTGTCCCCGCCAACACGCCTAGCGCCGAAATTCTCCAGCACAATCCCGACGGCATCTTCCTCTCCAATGGCCCCGGTGACCCCGCGGCTGTAACTGAAGGCATTAGCACGACCAAAGCACTCCTCAACGCCGATCGGCCCATTTTTGGTATCTGTATGGGCCATCAAATTCTGGGCCTCTCTATGGGCGCTGACACGTTCAAGCTCAAATTTGGGCACCGCGGCCTCAACCACCCCGCCGGACTCAGCCAACAAGTCGAAATTACCAGCCAGAACCATGGCTTTGCCGTCAATCCGGAGTCCTTACCAGACGGTAGCGTTGAGATTACGCATCTCAACCTAAATGACAAAACCGTCGCAGGCCTGCGGCACAAACAACTCCCCATGTTCTCGGTGCAATACCACCCCGAAGCCAGCCCTGGCCCCCACGATGCCGATTACTTATTTGCCCAATTTGTCCAAATCATGCGCGATCGCCAAGCCGCTACAGCCACTGTAGGGTAA
- a CDS encoding retropepsin-like aspartic protease, which produces MRRNSDHNRWQYYRRLLLVTPISLSFAGCQVRSMSLLNGPPSKSATSPNAVASVTPPASSKPAAKPPTQSKPAQTQSKGMPKLASVHYQKSLDRADSARSISQSATNPDDWKLAASRWQQAIKLLRQVPKSDVNHKYVAKHLAAFQQGLEMAQVRSQGRKIQGTLKPAISSTKRIEPVDLIAPAGSNSRNFQVPIRARRDRIPVIDVSFNGGRRFPMMVDTGASGTMITQAMADSLGIEEAGSAAIMTPAGRSSTGYGFVGQINVGSKSIYNVPVTIGPVALLGHDFFGDCDVAFRQDVIEFSNCSV; this is translated from the coding sequence GTGCGACGGAACTCTGATCATAACCGCTGGCAGTACTACCGCCGATTGCTTCTCGTTACTCCCATTAGTCTGAGTTTTGCGGGATGTCAGGTGCGGTCTATGTCGTTGTTGAATGGCCCACCCAGCAAATCCGCTACCTCACCCAATGCCGTTGCCTCAGTGACGCCACCAGCCTCGTCAAAGCCTGCTGCGAAGCCCCCAACACAGTCCAAACCGGCGCAGACCCAGTCGAAAGGAATGCCCAAGCTGGCCAGTGTGCACTACCAAAAATCCCTCGATCGGGCGGATAGTGCCCGCAGCATTAGTCAGTCAGCCACGAATCCGGATGATTGGAAGTTGGCGGCGAGTCGTTGGCAGCAAGCAATTAAGCTGCTGAGGCAGGTGCCAAAGTCGGATGTCAACCATAAGTATGTGGCCAAACACCTTGCCGCGTTTCAGCAAGGGCTGGAGATGGCGCAAGTGCGATCGCAAGGACGCAAAATTCAAGGTACGCTCAAACCGGCAATTTCATCGACCAAGCGCATTGAGCCAGTGGACTTGATCGCGCCCGCCGGAAGTAATTCGCGCAATTTCCAGGTGCCGATTCGTGCCCGCCGCGATCGGATCCCCGTGATTGATGTCAGCTTCAATGGTGGACGCCGGTTTCCGATGATGGTGGATACAGGGGCTAGCGGTACTATGATTACCCAGGCGATGGCGGATTCACTGGGGATTGAAGAAGCGGGGAGTGCCGCGATTATGACGCCTGCTGGTCGGTCATCCACGGGATATGGGTTTGTGGGCCAAATCAATGTGGGGAGCAAGTCGATTTATAACGTGCCAGTGACGATCGGGCCCGTGGCGCTATTAGGTCATGACTTTTTCGGTGATTGTGATGTCGCGTTCCGGCAGGACGTAATTGAATTTTCCAACTGTTCTGTTTAG
- a CDS encoding glucokinase: MAQLLAGDIGGTKTILRLVETDGEILTTLHEHEYPSKAFPDLTPMVQAFLAEAPGTNTPAVACFAIAGPVVNQTSKLTNLGWSLSADRLTTDLNLKQVSLINDFAAVGYGILGLKEKDIHVLQTGQAEINAPIAVLGAGTGLGQGFLTHDGTNYQVFSSEGGHADFAPRSLLEFDLSRYLMEKNDIGRISVERVVSGQGIVSIYQFLRDRQMRAEGTEVGAIVTQWESEMGRAHKTVDPAAAISQAAAAKSDRLSEQTMECFIAAYGAEAGNLALKLLPYGGLYIAGGIAAKNLQLISETNTFLNACRHKGRMRALVERMPINIILNPQVGLIGAAVRASRML; the protein is encoded by the coding sequence ATGGCTCAACTGCTAGCGGGCGATATCGGCGGTACCAAGACAATTCTGCGCTTAGTGGAAACGGATGGCGAAATCCTCACGACCCTGCATGAGCATGAATACCCCAGCAAGGCTTTTCCCGACCTTACACCCATGGTCCAAGCCTTTCTGGCAGAAGCACCGGGAACCAACACACCGGCCGTCGCTTGTTTCGCGATCGCCGGGCCCGTCGTCAACCAAACCTCAAAACTGACAAACCTCGGCTGGAGTTTAAGCGCCGATCGGCTCACAACTGATCTGAATCTCAAGCAAGTTTCTTTGATCAACGACTTTGCCGCCGTCGGATATGGCATTCTCGGGCTCAAGGAAAAGGATATTCACGTGCTCCAAACGGGCCAAGCGGAAATTAATGCACCGATCGCCGTACTGGGTGCCGGGACCGGCCTCGGTCAAGGTTTCCTCACACATGACGGCACAAATTATCAAGTCTTCAGCTCCGAAGGTGGCCATGCCGACTTTGCCCCGCGATCACTGTTGGAATTCGACCTATCGCGCTACTTAATGGAGAAAAACGACATTGGTCGGATCTCCGTTGAGCGAGTTGTATCTGGTCAAGGCATTGTCTCAATTTACCAATTCCTGCGCGATCGCCAGATGCGGGCCGAGGGCACCGAAGTCGGCGCGATCGTCACCCAGTGGGAATCGGAAATGGGCCGCGCCCACAAAACCGTTGACCCCGCCGCGGCCATTTCTCAAGCCGCCGCGGCCAAGTCTGATCGCTTATCCGAACAAACGATGGAATGCTTTATCGCGGCCTACGGTGCCGAAGCGGGCAACCTCGCTCTGAAGCTGCTGCCCTACGGTGGGCTGTATATCGCCGGGGGGATCGCCGCCAAGAATCTCCAACTGATTAGCGAAACCAATACGTTCTTAAATGCCTGCCGCCATAAGGGGCGGATGCGGGCGCTAGTTGAGCGCATGCCAATTAACATCATTCTCAATCCCCAAGTCGGTCTGATTGGCGCCGCTGTCCGGGCCAGCCGGATGCTGTAA
- the pdxH gene encoding pyridoxamine 5'-phosphate oxidase: MALNAAIADLRQDYQRAALLETDVAANPIEQFQMWFDQAVAAQLPEPNAMTVASATPEGIPSARIVLLKGCDQRGFVFFTNYNSHKGQELTINPHAAIVFLWTELERQVRIQGTVEKIAAAESDEYFYSRPAGSRMGAWASEQSCVIPDRTVLDDRLAALKVEYANKDVPRPEHWGGFRVKPRVIEFWQGRSSRLHDRLRYQLDGAGNWCIDRLAP; encoded by the coding sequence ATGGCTCTGAATGCAGCGATCGCGGATCTACGGCAGGACTATCAGCGGGCGGCATTACTAGAAACCGATGTCGCCGCGAATCCGATCGAGCAGTTTCAGATGTGGTTTGATCAGGCGGTCGCGGCGCAGTTGCCAGAACCGAATGCGATGACTGTGGCGAGTGCTACGCCTGAGGGCATTCCGTCGGCGCGGATTGTGTTGCTGAAGGGCTGCGATCAGCGGGGGTTTGTGTTCTTTACGAACTACAACAGCCATAAAGGGCAGGAATTGACGATAAATCCCCATGCGGCGATCGTTTTTCTCTGGACTGAGCTAGAGCGGCAGGTGCGGATTCAGGGCACCGTCGAGAAGATTGCGGCGGCCGAATCGGACGAGTATTTTTATAGTCGGCCAGCCGGGAGTCGTATGGGGGCCTGGGCCTCCGAACAAAGTTGTGTGATTCCCGATCGGACTGTTTTGGACGATCGTTTGGCCGCGTTGAAAGTCGAATATGCGAACAAAGACGTGCCACGTCCGGAGCATTGGGGAGGCTTTCGCGTTAAGCCACGGGTGATTGAATTTTGGCAGGGGCGTTCCAGTCGGTTGCACGATCGCTTGCGTTACCAATTAGATGGGGCGGGAAATTGGTGCATTGATCGATTAGCGCCATAA
- a CDS encoding lipid-A-disaccharide synthase: MARMTEPVDILILSNGPGELVTWVKPTLRALRQQLGHDRHQVRISIVLSPCPNASGSETTIAESYGEVDRVQGATDFLPFLLWGKTSANWDWRSRGVVLFLGGDQLFPVIIGKRLGYKTVLYCEWDARWQNWVDRFAVMKSSIVSTAKPAFRDKFMVVGDLMNEVGDLTSNEHQSTAEIVGLLPGSKRAKLMQGVPIMLAIADLIRQQRPTTQFVIPVAPTLTLAELASYARVDNPAFDLVNGSAATLIEGDESYLETTQGTRIILHQKLGDRIPPYDVFKRCTICITTAGANTAELGTLAVPMIMILPTNQLDAMRAWNGVTGLLANLPGIGTIFARVINQIALRRVGLLAWPNKWANTQIVPERVGQLYPDEVADLTLDYLTHPHKLQTMRDALKAVRGEAGAADKLATIVTNLIYEF, translated from the coding sequence ATGGCGCGTATGACTGAACCAGTCGATATTTTAATTCTCTCCAATGGTCCTGGGGAGTTAGTCACATGGGTAAAGCCCACGTTACGGGCATTACGGCAACAGCTCGGGCATGATCGCCACCAAGTTCGGATTTCGATCGTCCTCTCACCCTGCCCGAACGCCAGTGGAAGTGAAACAACCATCGCCGAAAGTTATGGCGAAGTCGATCGGGTTCAAGGGGCGACAGACTTTTTGCCATTTTTACTGTGGGGCAAAACTTCAGCAAATTGGGATTGGCGATCGCGCGGGGTAGTTTTATTTCTTGGTGGTGATCAGCTATTCCCCGTGATCATTGGCAAACGTTTAGGATACAAAACCGTTCTGTACTGTGAGTGGGACGCTCGGTGGCAAAACTGGGTCGATCGGTTTGCTGTGATGAAGTCATCGATCGTTAGTACTGCTAAACCAGCATTCCGCGACAAATTTATGGTCGTGGGCGATCTAATGAACGAAGTAGGCGACCTTACATCGAATGAGCACCAATCAACGGCAGAAATTGTCGGACTTTTACCTGGCTCAAAACGCGCCAAGCTCATGCAAGGGGTGCCGATTATGCTGGCAATCGCCGATTTGATTCGCCAACAACGACCCACTACACAATTTGTCATTCCGGTCGCCCCGACCCTCACCTTGGCTGAGCTGGCCAGTTATGCACGGGTGGATAATCCAGCATTTGACTTAGTCAATGGGTCCGCCGCAACACTAATTGAAGGCGATGAGTCCTATCTCGAAACCACGCAGGGCACCCGAATTATCTTGCATCAAAAATTGGGTGATCGCATCCCTCCCTATGACGTCTTTAAACGCTGCACGATCTGCATTACAACCGCTGGTGCCAATACAGCGGAGTTAGGGACCCTGGCCGTGCCCATGATTATGATTTTGCCCACCAATCAATTGGATGCGATGCGGGCTTGGAATGGCGTGACCGGGCTACTCGCAAATCTCCCAGGCATCGGCACAATTTTTGCCCGGGTAATTAATCAAATCGCACTGCGCCGAGTTGGGCTCTTGGCCTGGCCCAACAAATGGGCCAACACCCAAATCGTCCCCGAGCGCGTGGGTCAGCTCTACCCCGATGAAGTTGCCGATTTGACGCTCGATTATCTCACCCATCCCCACAAGCTTCAGACCATGCGGGACGCCCTTAAAGCGGTGCGGGGTGAAGCCGGAGCTGCCGACAAATTAGCCACAATTGTCACGAATTTAATCTATGAATTTTAA
- the rpoD gene encoding RNA polymerase sigma factor RpoD, which translates to MTQPNTVLEVLQGSTADDSTDADKYEGVDEEDEGVVIESSTAKKGAKSRSTTAAKRRAAQAKKKHYTEDSIRLYLQEIGRIRLLRADEEIELARKIADLLELERVRDKVEERLGRKATIAEWNEEADKDASLHQFRRRVHIGQRAKDKMVQSNLRLVVSIAKKYMNRGLSFQDLIQEGSLGLIRAAEKFDHEKGYKFSTYATWWIRQAITRAIADQSRTIRLPVHLYETISRIKKTTKLLSQEMGRKPTEEEIATRMEMTIEKLRFIAKSAQLPISLETPIGKEEDSRLGDFIESDGEMPEDQVAKSLLREDLEGVLATLSPREKDVLRLRYGLDDGRMKTLEEIGQIFNVTRERIRQIEAKALRKLRHPNRNSVLKEYIR; encoded by the coding sequence ATGACCCAGCCCAATACCGTACTTGAAGTACTGCAAGGCAGTACAGCTGATGATTCGACCGATGCCGACAAATATGAAGGCGTGGACGAAGAAGACGAAGGGGTGGTAATCGAAAGTAGTACTGCTAAAAAAGGGGCAAAATCGCGTTCGACGACAGCGGCGAAACGACGTGCAGCCCAAGCTAAGAAAAAGCACTACACTGAAGATTCCATTCGTCTGTACCTTCAGGAAATTGGTCGAATTCGTCTGCTTCGGGCTGACGAGGAAATTGAATTAGCACGGAAAATTGCCGACCTCCTAGAGCTGGAGCGCGTCCGTGACAAAGTAGAAGAAAGATTAGGTCGTAAAGCCACGATCGCCGAATGGAATGAGGAAGCGGATAAGGATGCATCCCTGCACCAGTTCCGCCGTCGCGTTCACATTGGCCAACGTGCGAAGGACAAGATGGTCCAATCAAACCTCCGTTTGGTTGTATCGATCGCCAAAAAGTATATGAATCGTGGACTGTCATTCCAGGATTTAATCCAGGAGGGCAGCTTAGGTCTAATTCGTGCCGCTGAAAAGTTTGATCACGAAAAAGGTTATAAGTTCTCGACTTATGCAACTTGGTGGATTCGTCAGGCGATTACTCGGGCAATTGCCGATCAATCCCGGACAATTCGCCTCCCGGTTCACTTATACGAGACAATCTCGCGGATTAAGAAGACCACAAAGTTGCTTTCCCAGGAAATGGGTCGCAAGCCGACTGAGGAAGAAATCGCGACTCGGATGGAAATGACCATCGAGAAGCTGCGATTTATTGCCAAGTCAGCTCAGTTGCCAATTTCATTGGAGACGCCGATCGGTAAAGAAGAAGACTCCCGCTTAGGTGACTTCATCGAATCCGATGGGGAGATGCCGGAAGATCAAGTGGCGAAAAGCCTGCTGCGCGAAGATCTTGAAGGCGTGTTAGCAACCCTCAGCCCACGGGAAAAAGACGTTTTGCGTCTGCGCTACGGTCTTGACGATGGTCGGATGAAGACCCTCGAAGAGATCGGCCAGATTTTCAACGTTACGCGTGAGCGGATTCGCCAAATTGAAGCGAAAGCACTGCGCAAGTTACGTCATCCAAATCGCAATAGTGTGCTAAAAGAGTACATCCGCTAG
- a CDS encoding chlorophyll a/b-binding protein: METTAKTDVTVRQEITAHRNAWRFGFTPSSELWNGRFAMIGFIAAIITEILTGQGTLQFLGLM, from the coding sequence ATGGAAACAACAGCAAAAACAGACGTCACCGTTCGCCAGGAAATTACAGCTCATCGCAACGCATGGCGTTTTGGGTTTACCCCATCCTCGGAATTATGGAATGGGCGCTTTGCCATGATTGGCTTTATCGCCGCGATTATCACAGAAATCTTGACCGGCCAAGGGACTCTGCAATTCCTCGGCTTGATGTAA
- a CDS encoding chlorophyll a/b-binding protein has protein sequence MQSTDTATTQVTTEERNAWKFGFTPQAELWNGRFAMIGFVAALITEIATGHGVLNFLGLM, from the coding sequence ATGCAATCAACAGACACAGCTACAACTCAAGTAACGACAGAAGAGCGTAATGCCTGGAAATTCGGCTTCACACCTCAAGCCGAGCTATGGAACGGTCGTTTCGCCATGATTGGTTTCGTTGCTGCTCTCATTACTGAGATCGCAACCGGCCACGGCGTATTGAACTTCCTTGGTTTGATGTAA